A single genomic interval of Oreochromis aureus strain Israel breed Guangdong linkage group 12, ZZ_aureus, whole genome shotgun sequence harbors:
- the LOC116332382 gene encoding membrane-associated phosphatidylinositol transfer protein 2 isoform X2: protein MLIKEYRIPMPMSVEEYRIAQLYMIQKKSREESCGEGSGVEILENKPYTDGPGGTGQYTHKVYHIGMHIPSWFRSILPKAALRVEEESWNAYPYTRTRYTCPFVEKFSIDIETYYKPDTGNQADVFNMSAAEKRQRTIDPIDIVTDPIPPHEYKSEEDPRLYKSAKTQRGPLRDDWIEEYNNNPGKTPIMCAYKLCKVEFRYWGMQSKIERFIHDVGLRKVMVRAHRQAWCWQDEWYGLTIEDIRQLELETQVALARKMAQFSQAEEATEANGGTQSPDKDQEVKEAISCIEAEAVIPSSGGETLQPRGILTKQWSTSSRSSRSSKRGVSPSRHSISEWRMQSIARDSDDSSDEEFFDAHEDLSDGEEVFPKEIAKWNSNDLMDKIEAAETEETPGELFKEMTVDYERATSEERLDEENSSQQCLQPSKIHVLILVLHGGNILDTGGGDQNSKQADVNTISTAFDTVMRVHYPAALGRIAIRLVPCPAICADAFSLVSNLSPYSYDEGCLSSSQDHIPLAALPLLATSSPQYQDAVATVIFRANQVYTDFIKSLDGSSFSGQVCLIGDCVGGILGFDALCSSNQTVNESQNSSRRGSVISVQDQDLLSPGIIVNSGHGSASPTLEGSRHLSRSNIDIPRTSAGDDTKRQLPRKRSDSSTYELDTIKQHQAFLSSLHSSVLRNDTASRRSSSSTMLDGGSLGKFDFEVSDFFLFGSPLGLVLALRKTVIPMLDVAQLRPACQQVYNLFHPADPSASRLEPLLERKFHLLPPFSVPRYQRFPLGDGNSALLADVVQSHGGVFMDSSYPSSPVTGPLSRGQRRASEVSIASQVSGMADSYTATNIANTESNQVNQSKKYSLLSLLALSSQNKFFLKTPPTSRKETKACQAAGSSDACVAAELDDEADSSESLSPTSQYENYRAGLDYAISDLVSLDSQAEVDQVAARWWGTKRLDFALYCPDALTAFPTVALPHLFHASYWESTDVVSFLLRQVMRHENSSILELDGKEVSEFTPSKPREKWLRKRTHVKIRNVTANHRVNDAVFIEDGQQVLTGRFMYGPLDMVTLAGEKVDLHIMTQPPSGEWVYFNTEVTNSSGRVSFVIPEDKRLGIGVYPVKMVVRGDHTFADSYLTVVPRSTEFVVFSIDGSFAASVSIMGSDPKVRAGAVDVVRHWQDLGYLIIYVTGRPDMQKQRVVAWLSQHNFPHGIVSFCDGLVHDPLRHKANFLKSLTEAHMKIFAGYGSTKDISVYTSIGLPSSQIYIVGRPSKKMQHQCQFITEGYAAHLSQLEYNHRSRPAKTTSARMVLRKGSFGLGANSDFLRKRNHLLRTISSQPAPSSPTGSIHNRPERTQSQSDSERLERERLERAHSHGQGGAQRSMSITASCWGRSSSTKLEPGVFSSK, encoded by the exons ATGCTCATCAAGGAGTACCGCATCCCCATGCCCATGAGTGTGGAGGAGTACCGCATCGCCCAGCTTTATATGATACAG aagaagagcagagaagAGAGCTGTGGTGAAGGCAGTGGGGTGGAGATCCTAGAAAACAAGCCGTATACAGATGGACCGGGCGGGACCGGCCAGTACACCCACAAGGTCTACCATATTGGCATGCACATTCCCAGCTGGTTCCGCTCCATCTTGCCCAAAGCGGCACTGAGGGTTGAAGAGGAGTCCTGGAACGCCTACCCTTACACCCGCACCAG ATACACTTGTCCCTTTGTGGAGAAGTTCTCCATTGACATTGAGACATACTACAAGCCCGACACTGGCAACCAGGCAGATGTCTTCAACatgtcagcagcagagaaaagaCAGAGGACTATTG ACCCAATTGACATAGTGACAGATCCCATCCCCCCTCATGAGTACAAATCAGAGGAAGACCCGAGGCTTTACAAGTCAGCCAAGACCCAGAGGGGTCCTCTGCGGGACGACTGGATAGAAGAGTACAACAATAACCCAGGCAAGACCCCCATCATGTGTGCCTACAAGCTCTGTAAGGTGGAGTTCCGCTACTGGGGCATGCAGTCAAAGATTGAACGCTTTATTCATGATGTTG GCTTAAGAAAGGTGATGGTGCGTGCCCACCGGCAGGCCTGGTGCTGGCAGGATGAGTGGTATGGTCTGACCATAGAAGACATCAGGCAGCTGGAGCTGGAAACCCAGGTGGCCCTGGCCAGGAAGATGGCTCAGTTTAGCCAGGCGGAGGAGGCCACCGAGGCCAACGGAGGCACACAGTCTCCAGACAAAGACCAGGAGGTTAAAGAGGCAATCAGCTGTATTGAAGCTGAAGCAGTCATTCCCAGCTCAGGAGGAGAAACTCTGCAGCCACGAGGTATACTTACCAAGCAGTGGTCCACCTCCTCCCGATCCTCCCGATCATCCAAGAGAGGAG tgagCCCATCACGTCACAGCATCTCCGAGTGGAGGATGCAGAGCATTGCACGAGACTCGGACGACAGCTCGGACGAGGAGTTCTTCGATGCTCACG AGGATCTCTCTGATGGAGAGGAGGTCTTCCCGAAAGAGATTGCCAAGTGGAACTCCAATGACCTCATGGACAAGATCGAAGCTGCAGAAACGGAGGAAACTCCTG GTGAGCTGTTCAAGGAAATGACTGTTGATTATGAAAGAGCAACCAGCGAGGAAAGATTAGATGAG GAGAACTCTTCCCAGCAGTGTCTGCAGCCCTCCAAGATCCATGTGCTCATCTTGGTCTTGCACGGAGGGAACATCCTGGACACAGGAGGAGGCGACCAGAACAGCAAGCAGGCCGACGTCAACACAATCAGTACGGCTTTCGACACAGTCATGCGTGTTCACTATCCTGCGGCGCTGGGACGCATCGCCATCCGCTTGGTGCCCTGCCCTGCCATCTGTGCCGACGCCTTCTCCCTAGTGTCCAA CCTGAGCCCTTACAGCTACGATGAAGGTTGTCTGTCCAGCAGCCAGGACCACATCCCACTGGCAGCCCTGCCTCTCCTCGCCACCTCTTCGCCACAGTACCAGGACGCTGTGGCCACCGTCATCTTCCGAGCCAACCAGGTGTATACGGACTTCATAAAATCTCTGGATGGTTCTTCTTTCTCCGGCCAG GTTTGCCTCATTGGGGACTGTGTGGGAGGAATCTTGGGCTTTGATGCTCTGTGCAGCAGCAatcaaacagtaaatgagagccaGAACAGCAGTCGCAGGGGCAGTGTCATTAGCGTACAG GACCAGGATCTTTTATCTCCTGGCATCATTGTCAACAGCGGACACGGATCAGCGTCTCCAACCTTGGAGGGCAGCCGCCACCTCAGTCGCAGCAACATCGATATCCCACGTACCAGCGCAGGCGACGACACCAAGAGACAGCTGCCTCGCAAGAGGAGCGACTCCTCCACCTACGAGCTGGACACCATAAAGCAGCACCAGGCTTTCCTGTCCAG CTTACATTCCAGTGTCCTGCGGAACGACACAGCTTCCCGAAGGTCgagcagcagcaccatgctagATGGAGGCTCCCTGGGGAAATTTGACTTTGAAGTGTCTGACTTTTTCCTCTTTGGCTCTCCGCTTGGCTTGGTACTCGCCCTGAGAAAGACTGTGATCCCTATGTTAGATG TGGCCCAACTACGACCTGCCTGTCAGCAGGTTTATAATCTGTTCCACCCCGCTGATCCTTCAGCCTCCCGCCTCGAACCTCTGCTGGAGCGGAAATTTCACCTCCTCCCTCCGTTCAGCGTGCCCCGTTACCAACGCTTTCCCCTGGGAGATGGAAACTCCGCCCTGCTGG CGGATGTTGTTCAGTCTCATGGTGGTGTCTTCATGGACAGTTCGTACCCCTCATCCCCCGTAACGGGCCCCCTCTCCCGGGGCCAGCGGAGGGCCAGTGAGGTCAGCATTGCCAGCCAGGTCTCAGGAATGGCAGACAGTTACACTGCCACCAACATAGCCAACA cTGAATCAAACCAGGTTAACCAATCCAAAAAATACAGTCTTTTGTCCCTACTCGCCCTATCATCACAAAACAAATTCTTCCTGAAAACTCCTCCCACGTCCCGTAAGGAAACAAAGGCTTGCCAGGCCGCAGGATCTTCTGATGCATGTGTAGCGGCAGAGTTGGACGATGAGGCAGACTCTAGTGAATCTCTAAGTCCCACCAGCCAGTACGAGAACTACCGGGCAGGGCTGGACTATGCTATATCTGATCTGGTCTCACTGGACTCCCAGGCTGAAGTGGACCAAG TTGCAGCACGCTGGTGGGGCACAAAGCGGCTGGACTTTGCCCTGTACTGCCCTGATGCCCTAACAGCTTTCCCCACAGTGGCTTTACCACACCTGTTCCACGCATCATACTGGGAGTCTACTGATGTTGTGTCTTTTCTCCTGAGGCAG GTCATGAGACACGAAAACTCAAGCATTCTGGAGCTCGATGGAAAAGAAGTGTCTGAATTCACCCCCTCTAAACCTCGAGAAAAGTGGCTCCGCAAGAGGACTCACGTGAAGATCAGG AATGTGACCGCCAACCACAGAGTGAACGACGCCGTCTTCATCGAAGACGGCCAGCAGGTCTTGACAGGCCGCTTCATGTACGGCCCCCTGGACATGGTCACTTTGGCCGGAGAGAAG GTCGATCTCCACATCATGACCCAGCCACCATCGGGAGAATGGGTGTACTTCAACACCGAGGTGACCAACAGCAGCGGGCGCGTGTCTTTTGTCATCCCAGAGGACAAGCGTCTGGGAATCGGAGTGTACCCAGTTAAAATGGTGGTCAG GGGTGACCACACGTTCGCTGACAGCTACCTGACAGTTGTTCCACGTAGCACGGAGTTCGTAGTGTTCAGCATTGATGGTTCATTTGCTGCCAGCGTTTCGATCATGGGCAGTGATCCCAAAGTGCGAGCTGGAGCTGTAGATGTTGTCAG GCACTGGCAGGATTTAGGCTATCTGATAATCTACGTGACCGGACGGCCAGACATGCAGAAGCAACGGGTAGTGGCCTGGTTGTCTCAGCACAACTTCCCTCATGGCATTGTCTCCTTTTGCGACGGCCTGGTCCACGACCCGCTCAGGCACAAGGCTAACTTCCTCAAGTCtttgacagag GCACACATGAAGATTTTTGCCGGCTATGGATCAACCAAAGACATCTCAGTCTACACCTCCATTGGCCTCCCTTCTTCTCAAATATATATTGTTGGCAGACCTTCTAAGAAGATGCAGCACCAGTGCCAG TTCATCACAGAAGGATACGCAGCTCATCTGTCCCAGCTGGAGTACAACCATCGCTCTCGGCCAGCCAAGACCACCAGTGCACGCATGGTGCTACGCAAAGGCAGCTTTGGCTTGGGAGCAAACAGTGACTTCTTGAGGAAGAGGAACCATCTGTTACGCACCATCTCCTCTCAGCCAGCCCCCAGCTCTCCAACGGGCAGCATCCACAACAGGCCGGAGCGCACGCAGAGCCAATCAGACAGCGAGCG
- the LOC116332382 gene encoding membrane-associated phosphatidylinositol transfer protein 2 isoform X4 yields MLIKEYRIPMPMSVEEYRIAQLYMIQKKSREESCGEGSGVEILENKPYTDGPGGTGQYTHKVYHIGMHIPSWFRSILPKAALRVEEESWNAYPYTRTRYTCPFVEKFSIDIETYYKPDTGNQADVFNMSAAEKRQRTIDPIDIVTDPIPPHEYKSEEDPRLYKSAKTQRGPLRDDWIEEYNNNPGKTPIMCAYKLCKVEFRYWGMQSKIERFIHDVGLRKVMVRAHRQAWCWQDEWYGLTIEDIRQLELETQVALARKMAQFSQAEEATEANGGTQSPDKDQEVKEAISCIEAEAVIPSSGGETLQPRGILTKQWSTSSRSSRSSKRGVSPSRHSISEWRMQSIARDSDDSSDEEFFDAHEDLSDGEEVFPKEIAKWNSNDLMDKIEAAETEETPGELFKEMTVDYERATSEERLDEENSSQQCLQPSKIHVLILVLHGGNILDTGGGDQNSKQADVNTISTAFDTVMRVHYPAALGRIAIRLVPCPAICADAFSLVSNLSPYSYDEGCLSSSQDHIPLAALPLLATSSPQYQDAVATVIFRANQVYTDFIKSLDGSSFSGQVCLIGDCVGGILGFDALCSSNQTVNESQNSSRRGSVISVQDQDLLSPGIIVNSGHGSASPTLEGSRHLSRSNIDIPRTSAGDDTKRQLPRKRSDSSTYELDTIKQHQAFLSSLHSSVLRNDTASRRSSSSTMLDGGSLGKFDFEVSDFFLFGSPLGLVLALRKTVIPMLDVAQLRPACQQVYNLFHPADPSASRLEPLLERKFHLLPPFSVPRYQRFPLGDGNSALLADVVQSHGGVFMDSSYPSSPVTGPLSRGQRRASEVSIASQVSGMADSYTATNIANIAARWWGTKRLDFALYCPDALTAFPTVALPHLFHASYWESTDVVSFLLRQVMRHENSSILELDGKEVSEFTPSKPREKWLRKRTHVKIRNVTANHRVNDAVFIEDGQQVLTGRFMYGPLDMVTLAGEKVDLHIMTQPPSGEWVYFNTEVTNSSGRVSFVIPEDKRLGIGVYPVKMVVRGDHTFADSYLTVVPRSTEFVVFSIDGSFAASVSIMGSDPKVRAGAVDVVRHWQDLGYLIIYVTGRPDMQKQRVVAWLSQHNFPHGIVSFCDGLVHDPLRHKANFLKSLTEAHMKIFAGYGSTKDISVYTSIGLPSSQIYIVGRPSKKMQHQCQFITEGYAAHLSQLEYNHRSRPAKTTSARMVLRKGSFGLGANSDFLRKRNHLLRTISSQPAPSSPTGSIHNRPERTQSQSDSERLERERLERAHSHGQGGAQRSMSITASCWGRSSSTKLEPGVFSSK; encoded by the exons ATGCTCATCAAGGAGTACCGCATCCCCATGCCCATGAGTGTGGAGGAGTACCGCATCGCCCAGCTTTATATGATACAG aagaagagcagagaagAGAGCTGTGGTGAAGGCAGTGGGGTGGAGATCCTAGAAAACAAGCCGTATACAGATGGACCGGGCGGGACCGGCCAGTACACCCACAAGGTCTACCATATTGGCATGCACATTCCCAGCTGGTTCCGCTCCATCTTGCCCAAAGCGGCACTGAGGGTTGAAGAGGAGTCCTGGAACGCCTACCCTTACACCCGCACCAG ATACACTTGTCCCTTTGTGGAGAAGTTCTCCATTGACATTGAGACATACTACAAGCCCGACACTGGCAACCAGGCAGATGTCTTCAACatgtcagcagcagagaaaagaCAGAGGACTATTG ACCCAATTGACATAGTGACAGATCCCATCCCCCCTCATGAGTACAAATCAGAGGAAGACCCGAGGCTTTACAAGTCAGCCAAGACCCAGAGGGGTCCTCTGCGGGACGACTGGATAGAAGAGTACAACAATAACCCAGGCAAGACCCCCATCATGTGTGCCTACAAGCTCTGTAAGGTGGAGTTCCGCTACTGGGGCATGCAGTCAAAGATTGAACGCTTTATTCATGATGTTG GCTTAAGAAAGGTGATGGTGCGTGCCCACCGGCAGGCCTGGTGCTGGCAGGATGAGTGGTATGGTCTGACCATAGAAGACATCAGGCAGCTGGAGCTGGAAACCCAGGTGGCCCTGGCCAGGAAGATGGCTCAGTTTAGCCAGGCGGAGGAGGCCACCGAGGCCAACGGAGGCACACAGTCTCCAGACAAAGACCAGGAGGTTAAAGAGGCAATCAGCTGTATTGAAGCTGAAGCAGTCATTCCCAGCTCAGGAGGAGAAACTCTGCAGCCACGAGGTATACTTACCAAGCAGTGGTCCACCTCCTCCCGATCCTCCCGATCATCCAAGAGAGGAG tgagCCCATCACGTCACAGCATCTCCGAGTGGAGGATGCAGAGCATTGCACGAGACTCGGACGACAGCTCGGACGAGGAGTTCTTCGATGCTCACG AGGATCTCTCTGATGGAGAGGAGGTCTTCCCGAAAGAGATTGCCAAGTGGAACTCCAATGACCTCATGGACAAGATCGAAGCTGCAGAAACGGAGGAAACTCCTG GTGAGCTGTTCAAGGAAATGACTGTTGATTATGAAAGAGCAACCAGCGAGGAAAGATTAGATGAG GAGAACTCTTCCCAGCAGTGTCTGCAGCCCTCCAAGATCCATGTGCTCATCTTGGTCTTGCACGGAGGGAACATCCTGGACACAGGAGGAGGCGACCAGAACAGCAAGCAGGCCGACGTCAACACAATCAGTACGGCTTTCGACACAGTCATGCGTGTTCACTATCCTGCGGCGCTGGGACGCATCGCCATCCGCTTGGTGCCCTGCCCTGCCATCTGTGCCGACGCCTTCTCCCTAGTGTCCAA CCTGAGCCCTTACAGCTACGATGAAGGTTGTCTGTCCAGCAGCCAGGACCACATCCCACTGGCAGCCCTGCCTCTCCTCGCCACCTCTTCGCCACAGTACCAGGACGCTGTGGCCACCGTCATCTTCCGAGCCAACCAGGTGTATACGGACTTCATAAAATCTCTGGATGGTTCTTCTTTCTCCGGCCAG GTTTGCCTCATTGGGGACTGTGTGGGAGGAATCTTGGGCTTTGATGCTCTGTGCAGCAGCAatcaaacagtaaatgagagccaGAACAGCAGTCGCAGGGGCAGTGTCATTAGCGTACAG GACCAGGATCTTTTATCTCCTGGCATCATTGTCAACAGCGGACACGGATCAGCGTCTCCAACCTTGGAGGGCAGCCGCCACCTCAGTCGCAGCAACATCGATATCCCACGTACCAGCGCAGGCGACGACACCAAGAGACAGCTGCCTCGCAAGAGGAGCGACTCCTCCACCTACGAGCTGGACACCATAAAGCAGCACCAGGCTTTCCTGTCCAG CTTACATTCCAGTGTCCTGCGGAACGACACAGCTTCCCGAAGGTCgagcagcagcaccatgctagATGGAGGCTCCCTGGGGAAATTTGACTTTGAAGTGTCTGACTTTTTCCTCTTTGGCTCTCCGCTTGGCTTGGTACTCGCCCTGAGAAAGACTGTGATCCCTATGTTAGATG TGGCCCAACTACGACCTGCCTGTCAGCAGGTTTATAATCTGTTCCACCCCGCTGATCCTTCAGCCTCCCGCCTCGAACCTCTGCTGGAGCGGAAATTTCACCTCCTCCCTCCGTTCAGCGTGCCCCGTTACCAACGCTTTCCCCTGGGAGATGGAAACTCCGCCCTGCTGG CGGATGTTGTTCAGTCTCATGGTGGTGTCTTCATGGACAGTTCGTACCCCTCATCCCCCGTAACGGGCCCCCTCTCCCGGGGCCAGCGGAGGGCCAGTGAGGTCAGCATTGCCAGCCAGGTCTCAGGAATGGCAGACAGTTACACTGCCACCAACATAGCCAACA TTGCAGCACGCTGGTGGGGCACAAAGCGGCTGGACTTTGCCCTGTACTGCCCTGATGCCCTAACAGCTTTCCCCACAGTGGCTTTACCACACCTGTTCCACGCATCATACTGGGAGTCTACTGATGTTGTGTCTTTTCTCCTGAGGCAG GTCATGAGACACGAAAACTCAAGCATTCTGGAGCTCGATGGAAAAGAAGTGTCTGAATTCACCCCCTCTAAACCTCGAGAAAAGTGGCTCCGCAAGAGGACTCACGTGAAGATCAGG AATGTGACCGCCAACCACAGAGTGAACGACGCCGTCTTCATCGAAGACGGCCAGCAGGTCTTGACAGGCCGCTTCATGTACGGCCCCCTGGACATGGTCACTTTGGCCGGAGAGAAG GTCGATCTCCACATCATGACCCAGCCACCATCGGGAGAATGGGTGTACTTCAACACCGAGGTGACCAACAGCAGCGGGCGCGTGTCTTTTGTCATCCCAGAGGACAAGCGTCTGGGAATCGGAGTGTACCCAGTTAAAATGGTGGTCAG GGGTGACCACACGTTCGCTGACAGCTACCTGACAGTTGTTCCACGTAGCACGGAGTTCGTAGTGTTCAGCATTGATGGTTCATTTGCTGCCAGCGTTTCGATCATGGGCAGTGATCCCAAAGTGCGAGCTGGAGCTGTAGATGTTGTCAG GCACTGGCAGGATTTAGGCTATCTGATAATCTACGTGACCGGACGGCCAGACATGCAGAAGCAACGGGTAGTGGCCTGGTTGTCTCAGCACAACTTCCCTCATGGCATTGTCTCCTTTTGCGACGGCCTGGTCCACGACCCGCTCAGGCACAAGGCTAACTTCCTCAAGTCtttgacagag GCACACATGAAGATTTTTGCCGGCTATGGATCAACCAAAGACATCTCAGTCTACACCTCCATTGGCCTCCCTTCTTCTCAAATATATATTGTTGGCAGACCTTCTAAGAAGATGCAGCACCAGTGCCAG TTCATCACAGAAGGATACGCAGCTCATCTGTCCCAGCTGGAGTACAACCATCGCTCTCGGCCAGCCAAGACCACCAGTGCACGCATGGTGCTACGCAAAGGCAGCTTTGGCTTGGGAGCAAACAGTGACTTCTTGAGGAAGAGGAACCATCTGTTACGCACCATCTCCTCTCAGCCAGCCCCCAGCTCTCCAACGGGCAGCATCCACAACAGGCCGGAGCGCACGCAGAGCCAATCAGACAGCGAGCG